A single region of the Pseudomonas sp. VD-NE ins genome encodes:
- a CDS encoding acyltransferase, producing the protein MSTKQIGGLTALRFFAAFAILIHHAKGNFFPPEFLSGLPLDAGVTFFFVLSGFILSHVYSEKGIRSGLSRFYVARFARLWPAHAFCTLMLLACIPYQRELLDSANNVYILILNLLMLHAAVPIPDVYFSFNAVSWSISTEIFFYMAFPLLLLWFSSNPALKLCAAIAFGGLFAYSLDALGIVYYAADKLNKVSSHGLVYISPISRIQEFMLGIVCQRLLSGFQLGVVNKSTATFLEVSAILAIVFLTPILSSSASVFVGASYIAFSEFVRHTSMALLFAAVITCFYMDRGFVSRALSWRPLVFLGEISFSVYLIHQVVIRLTTQEQLLADYGPYTRFWFVALTSIAFAAFIWKFVEKPCQKGIMRIYDSTRLKLKPSESSN; encoded by the coding sequence ATGAGTACAAAGCAGATTGGGGGGCTAACAGCCCTCCGATTTTTTGCGGCATTCGCGATCCTTATTCATCACGCAAAAGGAAATTTCTTTCCCCCGGAATTCTTGAGTGGACTGCCGCTTGATGCAGGGGTAACTTTCTTCTTCGTTTTGTCCGGGTTCATTCTTTCTCACGTTTATTCGGAAAAAGGAATTCGTAGTGGGCTGTCTAGGTTTTACGTTGCCCGATTTGCTCGGCTATGGCCGGCACACGCATTTTGCACATTGATGCTACTGGCGTGCATTCCTTATCAGCGCGAGTTGCTAGATTCTGCAAACAACGTCTATATCCTGATTTTGAACTTGCTGATGCTTCATGCTGCGGTTCCAATCCCTGACGTTTACTTCTCTTTCAATGCCGTCTCCTGGAGTATTTCCACAGAGATATTCTTTTATATGGCGTTCCCGTTGTTACTGCTTTGGTTCTCCAGCAACCCTGCGCTTAAGCTCTGCGCGGCAATTGCGTTTGGCGGCCTGTTTGCCTACTCGCTAGATGCACTCGGCATCGTCTATTACGCGGCAGATAAACTTAATAAAGTTTCATCGCATGGTTTGGTTTACATCAGCCCGATTAGTCGAATTCAAGAGTTCATGCTTGGCATTGTATGTCAGCGACTTTTATCTGGCTTTCAACTTGGCGTAGTTAATAAAAGTACTGCTACCTTTCTTGAAGTTTCGGCAATTCTGGCAATTGTCTTTTTGACGCCGATCTTAAGCTCTTCAGCTTCGGTTTTCGTTGGTGCTTCTTATATTGCGTTCTCTGAATTTGTTCGGCACACATCAATGGCGCTGCTCTTCGCCGCCGTTATCACATGCTTCTATATGGACAGAGGGTTTGTTTCTCGCGCCCTGTCGTGGCGGCCCCTAGTGTTTTTGGGCGAGATCAGTTTTTCCGTTTACCTGATCCACCAGGTCGTGATTCGCCTGACAACGCAGGAACAGTTGCTGGCTGACTACGGGCCTTACACTAGGTTCTGGTTCGTAGCCTTAACCTCGATCG